The Arachis ipaensis cultivar K30076 chromosome B05, Araip1.1, whole genome shotgun sequence nucleotide sequence cgatgcctaagttagcaagagtgtgagcaggttagagagtattggaacttagagatacctgaatggtgtcagtgtatttatagtggtgaaccaataaccaccgctgaagtagtgccacctttttaggtggataaccgttctcatatcttagggaggttaagatatggctctatgaagtggttagagagtttctaggagcagttactcattcgaatgagtgttatctgccagctaaccctcgtgtCCGACTTCCTTGGAGCAGGTCGTGTTCGGTACCGACTTCTtgggatgaaggctggtactgggtgagggccaaccctttgggttgggcttctttgcttggatcctgggtctttattattgggccagggtatgaacagtcatattgttttgactttaagaatgaatatgataccaataaataaatttatcatgggtaaaattttaacaaagataAATTTCCATAAGTATTGTTATAAATGAGAAATTGTTCTACTTTAaggacaaatattttttttaatattgtatttttCAGTTTATGCCACTAGTCAATGAATTGTTTCGTACACAACGTGAGATTCGAATCCTTAATACTTGCTAGACGAGTGAGATAACTAATTATCCAAATTAGTTAAGATAagtactaattatttttaatattaaagttctttaaatttttattttaattataattttataaaatatttataataattattataaaattaaaagaaaaaacttcatatatttttatatattatttcatGAAGGACACAAAAACATACACTAATTAGCACTAATTTTTgagtttctttttctctcttctattGATCTTATAATATCACAATCATTCAATTTAATGTAATttttaagatttaatttttttttctttcttgtgtTGATTCTATAGCATCACAAATATTCAATTCAGTATGATTCTTTCTATTCTTTTTCTCTCTTATATTATTGGAATTGATTCTATTATattgattttattccttttctcTCTTATATTATTCAATATGATTCTTTCTATTCTTTCTATTGCAAGCATTCAATTTAATAATATGATGTTTTCTATTCTTTTTCTCTCTTATATTATATTAGCATCAATTCTATTATATCACAGTCATTAAATAATGACTTAATATGCCCTAAAACTTAATGAATGTACAAATAACTAGTGACCAAATATTGCaaattttaaggttttaaggattTGCAATGGGTAAAatgatataatttatttatttagaggTTTAGGCAcgtatttctaattttttttagggATACAGACCCTTAGCTCACATACTAAATATCTTTTTTACCTTTGTCACATTATTACAACTTTGATAAAATGCTCCTAATTATACATGCATATGTTTGACAATGATTGAAAATAGAATGTGTGTAGTTGGTTGATTTGTCGAGATTTCCCAAGAACGTAACTTCAGAATGGGAATATTATATTCCATATTTAATTTGGTTCACACTTTATTTCTACAATACTATACCACTAATTTAACTCTCACCCTCCTCTTAGTTATTTTTAATTCCAATGAAATTGGAATATAAATAACAAATTAAAGACTAAATAATTATCTCTTTTAAACAGaagattattcattttttttctctttttcatgtcCTCTGCATGCATCATATATACTAttgtattaaaaatatattttattctaatacaaatttttatagtactcataacatcttttaagtcatttttttaaaattattttatattagaataaaatatattttttaattattttgtatggaataaaatattttctttcatttttaaattattattgactatgtagagaatttccaattttaaattctaattcccAATTCACTAATCCTAACCCCAATTTCTAAAATACACACACGTACCGTCTAACTTGTTAACTCTTCGGTGAGCCACGCCATCCTCTCCTCACCGTACCATTCACTCACATTCACCGCCACACTCCATTTTTCCCAAAACCCAACACAGCTTCAGAAAAGACCAAAGGAAGAAAGAAACGGTAGAAGAGAAGGTAGAAGGGTTGCCGCCGCTGCAGTCGCATCCCACCGTCATGGAAGTGTAAGCAGATCAAGATATGCGTAAGGTACAAATGGTGAAGCAAGGAAATTTAATTTACATCTCAAGAAAAAGAGAAGGATAAACGACACATCAAATTGAACGGCATGATCTAGAACGCAAAAGCCAATACAGCATACTAAAAATGGCATTTTACATTTTCAAAGATCCAAGGGTCGGCGTCGTACTCAAAACAATTTCAATGTCATgtctaagagtacaagattcatGAAGAGAAGTATAATGACAAGGatagatattttaaaaaattcaaatagtAGTTTACAAATAAGAGGCGGACGTATGGAGAGATTAAAGAACTTCAATAGAGACGATAAAAAGAAAATGGTGCATTCGTTATTCAAGAAAATTTAAAATGGTGCATTCCTTAGAATTGAATTCAAGCTGAATCAAAGTACAAGACTCACAAAAAAGTGACCAAAGTCAAGAACGTCATTTACAAAATCCAAGAGAATGTGTAGGAACGCAATCGAATGAAATGTCCACAAGGAATAGATAAACTTAAGAGAAAGATTACCTTACctaataaaaagagaaaatatgaaataaagaaTTGAGGGAACATAATAAAGTATAGATGTTTGCGTTACCTTAAAACATATTTAGGTTGAAATAAGTTAGGCGAAGGTTGTAAAATGAAGGTCATTTAGAATATTTTGAATAGAAACAAAATCTTCCTTCAAGAAACTTAGAGTATACTTAGGTATAAACAAAGATATACATAAATTATAATAGAGTCGGAAGAAAAGATGAAGTTGTTTTACGTCAAAATTATTTCTAAAGTAAAGATAGAATATGTGAAGTTGGAAAGATGGATTTTAAATGGGTTAAGgactagtcaccaaaaaaaaaaaaatgggttAAGGACCAAGAGTTATTCCTCAAAAATCTAAAAAGGTGCTTAAGTATTTAGTCAATTAGAGGTATGTAGTGAAATTGCGGTAAAGTTGAAAGGAATTTAAATTTTGTCCAATAAGGAGAATTTGAGGTAAAGTCTGAAACTATATAAGCCTTCAAAAATTCATTTAAGTAAGGGTGTGCTAAATTCAAAACATCTTTATCAAATTTAAATAATAGTTATGGATATAATCAAGCAAGAGAAGATCGACTGGAAATTTTTTCAAAGAGAatccaaaacttctttaaaaagtaTAAAATCAAAATTTCGAATGTATTATTGAAATCACAACATCATAaggatattcaaaaaggttgagaaaTGTAAGGAAGAAAATTCATTTACATTTCGAGAAAGAAACTTAAATCAAGTAGTTCAAACAGAATTAAAAAGCATGACAGATCGAACGAATTCTCAGCTGACCGAAGAAATACAAAACTCATCAAGACAAACCAATTAATAGTTATTTCTCAAGAATTTCAAGGACCTTTTTGAGAcatcaagcaagttcaaaattCCATCAAGGAGCAAATGAATTCAAGAAGAAGAGCTTAAAAAGAGAAAGACAGATTTACCAAAAATTTTAAACAGGCATATGCAATTAGGATCAAATAAGAACGCATATGAACAGAGGAATAGGGTTAGAAAAATTAAATcactttttaaaagaaaagacacaagaacTTTAAAATAGGTTAGGGAAGAATAAGTCACATGACTCCAACAGAATTCAAGATACATAATTGAGTAACCtcaagaaatagtttctaacatTCCCATTGGATTAAGAATGGACgttttgattgagaattaattatgtGGATGAGAGATGGTTAATATGactagttttatatttaaaatatgttgGGAGATTAAAGATTTTAAAAGAGGTAATTAATTAgttaaagtaaaactaaaagtatttttcaaaagTTTGATAAAAACATAGATTCCTTAggtaagttaattatttgcattttattcgtTACTTTTATGACATTCTCATTCCCtatgagaacgtgtggtttgttctcacccccaAAATCTTTCACTCTTTCAGTgccacaggttcgaagactcagtttgaagcggCGGGTGATTATTAGtcttatttgagttaagtttatgtgttgagttgctttcatagaattctctcgcctttgttatttaagattttattttatagagAGGAATAAGAATTGTATCTAAGTTttatttgaattcttttgtataatatttattattattaataattatgtgattattattacttgatgatttttttatttatgattttaaaaacaaaaacaaatttttCCGGCATTTTCTATAAAACTGAAATACGAGATCgaattaaaggctcaatattaaatagtaaataaggaaaacaggttaaTAAGTCCTtacttttagtatgatcatgacgtgctaaaagttagagtATTACACACAGCATTAATAATAATCACAACATATAGGATTCACTACTCATGTGTCTACAccgttttaaattttataattaagtcatTTTGTTATCAAAATCGTAAAGTTGATAGAATATTTTAAAAATGAGAAATTGACATTTAGGTTTAGAGAGTtagtctttaaaaaaatattatgttagcTCCAANNNNNNNNNNNNNNNNNNNNNNNNNNNNNNNNNNNNNNNNNNNNNNNNNNNNNNNNNNNNNNNNNNNNNNNNNNNNNNNNNNNNNNNNNNNNNNNNNNNNNNNNNNNNNNNNNNNNNNNNNNNNNNNNNNNNNNNNNNNNNNNNNNNNNNNNNNNNNNNNNNNNNNNNNNNNNNNNNNNNNNNNNNNNNNNNNNNNNNNNNNNNNNNNNNNNNNNNNNNNNNNNNNNNNNNNNNNNNNNNNNNNNNNNNNNNNNNNNNNNNNNNNNNNNNNNNNNNNNNNNNNNNNNNNNNNNNNNNNNNNNNNNNNNNNNNNNNNNNNNNNNNNNNNNNNNNNNNNNNNNNNNNNNNNNNNNNNNNNNNNNNNNNTAATATTTctcactaaaaataaaaataattattctcttatttaattaattatcacAAAATCTTCCAATCTTATTCCTTCCATTTCAAAATATAGTTAtccgaaaataaaaatatacatattTTAAACTACAATAATtgacaaaattaattttaaatgaaTAAATGTATCAAATTATACTTATTCAATCATCACAATAAAATTAAAGTGCTATTAGAAAAAACTTTTTACATATACACAATAatgtaaaattttatatatatttttcgtttaattttttttaataaaaaacttTATGTGCACAAAAACATAGAGTATTGAGCACTAATTCTTGaatttcttttcctctttttaaATTATCCTATAATATTACAGTCATTCAACTTAATGCAAttcttaatatttaattttttttctttcttttgttgattctataatatattaatatcacAAGCATTCAATTCAATATGATTCTTTATATCATTTTTCTCTCTTATATTATTAAAATTCATTCTATAGTTTTACACTCATTCAAATTAAATCAATAAATTCTTCATATTCTCTTCCTCTTTTGTATTATATTATCATTCATTCTATTAGATTACGATCATTAAATTTATTTGTGTCACTGACGCATGATCATATCACATACAGAAGATAAGTTATTTCGTAAAAGTATTTAATAATTTGTTGTCTATATCCTATCATAAGATAAGagccaaaaaataataatatttacttatatttatatataaatatacagtGACTAATTATTCATCAACATAGTGCACATTAAAGATGACGATCTCATCAAAATCACTCTCTAAGGTTGTAATAATGCTCATACTTGTTTCTTTCAATCTCAATGTCAGTATGATTGATGGTGAAGTTGATTTTCCTCAACGTTATACGGTTCATGTGACAATGCAAAACAAACTGCCGGATATGCAGCAGCTTGGTATTCATTGCAAGGATAGAACTCACGATTTAGGGTTCAAAGTCGTTCCAGCTGGTCAAAGTTGGACTTTCTATTTCAGTCCAGGGATTATTAACACAGCTTTGTTCTTCTGTAGCTTTAATTGGTATGAGGGGGGAGGAGTACATCGCTTTGATATTTATGATGCTGACCGTGATGGTGGTGTATGCGACCAGTGTACTTGGGACATCCACAATGACGGTCTATGTAGGGTTACGGGCACGGGTGCTCCTAGATGTTTTCATTATAAGGGCGAGTAATAATAATTGGTGTAAAAATTCGAATAAAATGTATTTACCTATCTAGGagataataaataattttctaaaagaataaattatatattgaataataaaatttattatactTTCTCTTCACACAAATTAATACTCAACGATAGTGATTTGGTAATATTATCAAAGAATATTAATCAATTTAATAGCTTTATTTTGTAATGGAAGAAGTCTATAAGTTTAGAATTTGGAATTCATGTCATAAAATGTGAAATTTTAATGAATAGCAACGTTGACAACCAATAAATAAAGTTACgagtaaatttattaattttaataaagacAAATTTTCATATAAGTATTGCTATGTAATGAGAAATTGTTCTACTTTAAAGATAAATACTATTTTTTCTATCGTATTTTTCAACTCAACACGTGGGTCTGTGGTTAGTTAATGAGTTGTTACATACACACCATGGGATTCGAATCCTTAATACTTTTTCAAATAGATAAGTGAGATGATCACTCAACTAATCGTCTAAATTAGTTaagataaatattaattatttttaatatttttaacactAAAGTTTGTTAAATTCTGATTTTAATTAAGTATAACTTTGTAAAATATTNNNNNNNNNNNNNNNNNNNNNNNNNNNNNNNNNNNNNNNNNNNNNNNNNNNNNNNNNNNNNNNNNNNNNNNNNNNNNNNNNNNNNNNNNNNNNNNNNNNNNNNNNNNNNNNNNNNNNNNNNNNNNNNNNNNNNNNNNNNNNNNNNNNNNNNNNNNNNNNNNNNNNNNNNNNNNNNNNNNNNNNNNNNNNNNNNNNNNNNNNNNNNNNNNNNNNNNNNNNNNNNNNNNNNNNNNNNNNNNNNNNNNNNNNNNNNNNNNNNNNNNNNNNNNNNNNNNNNNNNNNNNNNNNNNNNNNNNNNNNNNNNNNNNNNNNNNNNNNNNNNNNNNNNNNNNNNNNNNNNNNNNNNNNNNNNNNNNNNNNNNNNNNNNNNNNNNNNNNNNNNNNNNNNNNNNNNNNNNNNNNNNNNNNNNNNNNNNNNNNNNNNNNNNNNNNNNNNNNNNNNNNNNNNNNNNNNNNNNNNNNNNNNNNNNNNNNNNNNNNNNNNNNNNNNNNNNNNNNNNNNNNNNNNNNNNNNNNNNNNNNNNNNNNNNNNNNNNNNNNNNNNNNNNNNNNNNNNNNNNNNNNNNNNNNNNNNNNNNNNNNNNNNNNNNNNNNNNNNNNNNNNNNNNNNNNNNNNNNNNNNNNNNNNNNNNNNNNNNNNNNNNNNNNNNaataaaaaatttataatttattgatagatagagaatatataaaattgatctttttaaatatataaattataatttattgatgtaaaattatagattatgttcaTATTATTTGAGCCAGTTCGTGAACTTTCGGTGAGTTGAGTTTGAGCTTAAAAAataggctcgattgttaatgagtcaaGCCGTGAGCCAAActcaattttcgtgagccgaATTTAAGCTTGACCTAACTCAACTCATCTCGTCTCACTCCCATGGCCAACCCTATTCTTtagtttctttttctctcttctattGATCCTATAATATCACAATCATTCAACTTAATACAATTcttaagatttattttttttctttcttttgttgatTCTATAATATCACaaacattcaataatttaatatgATTCTTTATATCCTTTCTCGATCCTCTCTTgtattattagaatttattttataattttatagtcattcaaatcaataaattttttagattatctttttttttgtattgttATAAAACCACTCATTTTAAAAGTTTAAACTGATAGAAAAAGACaacattaataattatatttttaacactCTCTTTCAAACAAGAGCCTCTATTTtgggtttgtttgattttgtataagtcttcttttttctttatttaccttatgctatttttttacttttgggattcaccaaggatcgaactcttaaCCTTTTGAACATAaaactctgataccatgttatgaAACCACTCATTCAAAAAAAAAGCTCTTATTTGAaagaaagtattagagatataaccattaataCTGTCTTCTCCCATCAgtttaaactttttaaatgaATAGTTTCATAACATGTATTATATAATTtgactttctctttctctttcaatAAATTTATTCTATATTATGGGAAGTGCACGAAAATATACACTAGTTATCACTAATTCTTGAatatctttttctctcttttattattGATCTTATAATATCACAATCATTCGACTTAAtacaatttttaaaacttttttttttcttttttgcgtTGATTCTATAGTATCACAGAcattcaattcaatataattctttatatcttttcttctcttGTATTATTGAAATTGATTCTATAATTTCACGCTCATTTAATTCGATAATTTTTTCGGATTCTCTTTCTCTtttgtattatatatatatattagcatCTTCTATTATATCAAAGTCACATGGAATAAATATGTCCTAAAACTTAATGAATGTACAAATAACTAGTGACCAAATATTGCaaattttaaggttttaaggattTGCAAAAGGTAAAatgatataatttatttatttataggtTTAGGCACGTTTTCCTAATTTTTCTTAGGGATACAGACCTTTAGTgtactatcagaagtcacgcttccggttgcgctactctgatagcaataagtattacgactactttacatattaaatactaaaataggagcctgtgactcgacaatgtatcgctgatttctttgaacaTCAGAagtaaatactttatcttaaaaaaaacaaacaagcaggcatagattcatatacaagactccttacataataactcaatatattatacatataaaacatacaattcctatccctcttacaaacttgtaataacaaagacgatggaagaaaataatctaaataatacaacagcatataaaccaaacacagtataactcttcttaatgcttcttcatccggttcctgaaaaggtaaagctgtaggggggtgagaacctaaccacacggtctcaccatggAATTtaaaagttgtcataagaagatatttaataagaaaactgttctcaagctcagtgattatcattgctttatgaatcttttaaaacccATATGAAATcgttcaaaaactttttcaaagaaacaatgtttaatctttcagaaattcaaaacatttcctttcttataagaaaattccaatcagaaaccaaccacgcaatcaaacaacacagtcaTCATTttagcaccaaagttcattctcaaatgtaacacgccaggacaaacacaagcaagacagacaaggaaagcacaagtagatagcagttacagcaaatagttcaagtagcagttaagaacagtttagcaattaggcaaaccaaaacaagttcaaacccaagcaaaacatacaaatgcatatgatgcatgcctgtcctatggctgatgaggctcatctgtcggttatccagccaacccgacaagtctgaattgtccttagactgtcccccgacgtgcatccccaagagtctatgcatagttttttttctcaaataattaatattgctcaatgggggtaacattcccgggaatttatatagtgcccggtcacacttacgtcatagggtcaacagagtatcgagttttcaacctggtacacgtggtggcaagccacggcacttaatccaagGAACCTCATATCTcggatatttcaaattcataagccatataaataattcattcatcattcatcaatatctaagtcattctcaatatcatcatcttTCATCAATCCTAtatcccatttccaaattcattcaaaaatcatatttcaaatcaatcctcatcatcattctttccgTTTCGTTCActaacaattctcaatccaaaacaACTTTTTCTTTGATAAGTGAAGTAATCTTAAGTCATATAATCcttaaaattaaaccttttaaaataactacttcaaatgaaacttctaattttataaaatttcggcagcatctcctctaaaactcggatcctgtcacccttttcgggtcccatccaagcatttctcaaaccttttccAAACCTCAATCATTTTTCAAGATTCAGctagttccaatatcaaattattttcaaagcgAATTAGTGcccataataaatctctttttaaaataaaaccagctcaaatactaaatcatttataaaattatttataaagtcactaactcaaaattaaaccattTCCAAAGCCAATTCCTTTACATCATCAAAAatagcttcaaaaccaagaaaagccatttttcataataatcagctaaataacctttcaaattaatttcttttcagcaatcacaaactactcaagcaatcaaggaatcagtcattcagtccagcaaacaaccacatttaAAAGACAATTATAATCACAGGCATATGTTCTCTCACTTTagtatctatttatcacaactctgtgatataaattagattttaagaaaaactccTACCTCGATTAACTGAGTTCGCACAAATTTATCGTGATAATTCCCTCTCCTTTTAATTCATGGCAGCAGATACGACTCTCACGCAATTAGAACGGCAATGGCAGCAACCGAAACAGCGGTAGCAGTAATGTTAATCTTCACCGCATTGGTCATGGTTGcagcaaaataaaaaattcagattGGATAGGAATTAATAGCAATTTCAACCCTGGGGATTCAAGACAAAGTAAGGACTAGAATTAAAATCGGAACATGAAAACCATAGCAGTAATAAAACAGAACATGCAGATGGACCAAACCTAAGAGAAAGATCAGACCAGTACCAGGATAACAAAATCAGAACTAGTAGCAGCTTCAACAGTCCTGCGACAACACTAGCATCAATATTCAATCTAATTgtagcagaaaatagagtaaaagtagagaattagAACGAGTTTAAGGAAGCGAAGGACCTAAAGCAAAACAGAGGCAACAAAGATACCTCCATCAGTGACTAACGGCAGCGTAGAGTTCAGTGGTGGCCACGGCGGCGCACCATAGAGAAACTTGCGGTGACAAGTAGACCTAAGCTTCAGTGGCGGTTTCTGGGCGGCAGCGGCGTTCTCCGGCGGCAAAGGCGCGGCCAGAAGCTTCGGAGGTGGCGGATCTGACGAGGATGGCGCCGGCGACACGAGCGGCGACTGTGCGTGGCGGCTGGACGGGTCGCAGTCCTCCCTTCCTCACGGATCTCTCCCCTCTGCCCGTGGCTCCGCTTGATGGCGAAGGATTCAGAGGCGGCGACGGCGGACACGAAGGCAGGGCTTCTCCTTCTTCGCGTACGCTCTTTGCTCTCTGACGATAGCACGGCGACCCAACAGCGGCGACGATGCGACGGCTCCTCTCCCTGCATCGGCGATGACGACGATTCGGGATGAGGGCGACGGCGGCAGCAAGACGCAGGGCagcttctctctctccttccagtcgcggcctctctctctctctctctctttNNNNNNNNNNNNNNNNNNNNNNNNNNNNNNNNNNNNNNNNNNNNNNNNNNNNNNNNNNNNNNNNNNNNNNNNNNNNNNNNNNNNNNNNNNNNNNNNNNNNNNNNNNNNNNNNNNNNNNNNNNNNNNNNNNNNNNNNNNNNNNNNNNNNNNNNNNNNNNNNNNNNNNNNNNNNNNNNNNNNNNNNNNNNNNNNNNNNNNNNNNNNNNNNNNNNNNNNNNNNNNNNNNNNNNNNNNNNNNNNNNNNNNNNNNNNNNNNNNNNNNNNNNNNNNNNNNNNNNNNNNNNNNNNNNNNNNNNNNNNNNNNNNNNNNNNNNNNNNNNNNNNNNNNNNNNNNNNNNNNNNNNNNNNNNNNNNNNNNNNNNNNNNNNNNNNNNNNNNNNNNN carries:
- the LOC110271652 gene encoding S-protein homolog 5-like; protein product: MTISSKSLSKVVIMLILVSFNLNVSMIDGEVDFPQRYTVHVTMQNKLPDMQQLGIHCKDRTHDLGFKVVPAGQSWTFYFSPGIINTALFFCSFNWYEGGGVHRFDIYDADRDGGVCDQCTWDIHNDGLCRVTGTGAPRCFHYKGE